In Bradyrhizobium guangdongense, the sequence CATCGGCGGCCTCGGACGAGGCGGTCGCGCCGCGCGCGCCGAGCGCGACTCCGATATCGGCCACGGCCAATGCCGGGGCGTCATTGATGCCATCGCCGACCATGATGGTCGGATGCAGCCTCTGTTCGGTGCGCACCGCCTCAACCTTGTCCGAAGGAACGCGGTCGGCCAGCACGTCGTCGAGGTCGAGCGCCGCACCAATCGCCTGCGCCGCCGCGGCGCGATCGCCAGTGACCATCACCATTCGTGCGATCCCCGCATCGCGCAGCAGGCGGATCGCCCGCGGCGTATCAGCCCGCAACTCGTCCGCCAGCAGCAGCGCGCCGATCGGGCGGCCATCCACGGCGACGAAGACGATGAGCGCCGAGCGCCACGAAGCGCGCCGGATCGCCCGCAGCTCCCACGCCGACAGTTCGCCACGCGAGCGCAGCAGTTCTCGCGAGCCCGCGGTGACCTGGCGCCCGTCGACCAGACCGCGCAAGCCGCTGCCCATGGTCTCCTTGACCTGTTCCGGCGCTTTCAGCTTGAGGCCGCGATCGAGGGCCGCAGCGACGACGGTCTTGGCAAGCACGTGATGCGAGGCCTGCTCGAGCGATGCGCCGAGCCGCAGGACCTCGTCGGGGTCTTCCCCCGGAGGAACCTCGATCGAAAGCAGCCGTGCCCCTCCGACGGTCAGGGTCCCGGTCTTGTCGAACAGCACCGTGTGAGCGCGGGCCAGCGCCTCCAGCGCCCCTCCCCCTTTGGCAAGAATGCCGCGCCGAGCCGCTCGCGCCACCCCGGCAATGAAGGCGACCGGTGCAGCCAGGATCAGCGGACAAGGCGTCGCCGCCACCAGCACGGCAAGGCTGCGCGTCAGATCACCGGACAGGCGCCAGGCCAGGAAGGCGACGACGAGCGTCACCGGCAGAAGGACCAGCGCGAAACGATCGGCCATCCGCACGAAGGGAGCCTTCGCGGTTTGCGCCGCCGTCACCATGCGCACGATGCCCGAGTAGGTGCTCTCGCCTGCCGGTGCGGTCGCGGTCAACTCGAAAGTCTCGCCCGCATTCAGCGAACCGGAGAGAACCGCGCTGCCGCGTGTCTTCTCGACCGGGATCGGCTCGCCCGTAACCGCGGATTCGTCGATGGTCGCCGCGACCGAGCCAACGATGCCATCGACCGGCACGATCTCGCCGGCCCTCACCAGGAGCTCTTCGCCGACCAAGACTGCGTCAACCGGAATGTCCTCGATCCCACCATTGATTTTGCGGTGCGCCTGCCGCGGCGCCCGATCGACCAGGGAGTGCAGGTCGCGCTCGGCTCGTGCGATCGCAATATCCTCCAGCACGTTGCCGCCGGAATACATCAGCGCAACCACGGCCCCCGCAAGTGGCTGGCCGAGCGCCAACGCTGCGCTCATCGACAGCAGCGCAATCGCATCCACTCCGAAGCGACCGCTCAGAAGATCCCTGACGATCGAGACGGCCAGTCCGCCGATCACGGGCGCGGTGCCGAGTTGCCATGCAATATCCGCGAGATCAGCGCGACCCGCCACTCCCGCGAGAAGACCCGCGGTCAATCCTGCGATTGCAATCGCAACCAGGCCCCATCGCAGGACCCGCTCTATGGATTTGGTCTCGCTCCACATCACATGATGATTATCTTCTGGAACCAGCCGGTTGTTTGAGGAGAATCAACATCGCGTCCCGAACTCCGCTTTCCAAGCAATTTGCTCGTATAGAACGCCTAAAACGGTTTCGGACCACGCCGGTCGAACTTGGCTTCCCAGGCAAGAAGGCTTGCAATCGCGATCATCAAGATAATTCCTGAGGCGCTGACAATGGCCTCCATTGCCAGTCGGCCGGAGATCTCGTTCAAGACGACGAAGCCGAGAAATGAAGCGAGTACGCTGAAGCAATAGATCGAGAGTGAGTTTTCTCCGCAGCGAATCATTGCAACCGCCCACGGCTTCAGCTTGCTATGCTTGATCGGTGATAAGAAGCGCATTCCCAAGACCATCAGGGCTAAGAAGTGCACGAGCCGGGGCGGCGCCAAATGGGTTTTGTAAATCGGATAAATCCAGCCCACAACTGCGTCCGGGACCAGCCATTTGAGCTGTTCGATACGCCAGCTCAGCGTGACGACAAGGCTGAATATGACGACGCTAGCGGCAACCGAAACCACAACCGGAGATAACGAGATCCCTGCGAGCCGGGCGGCGCCGGGAGTTGCGCAGTAAGCGCCGAGCACGAACAACATCTGCCAAGCCAACGGATTGAAGTATGCTTCACGGGCCGGCCAGGCCGGCAAATTCCAGCTATAGAGCTGCACCATCATGTAGAGCAGAAAGGAGGCGCTGAGCGCGATCGTTGCGTTGCGAATCATGAACCACAGCACGAGCGGAAAGCCGAAATGCAGCATGACAAACAGCGGCAGGATATCTGTATTCACAGGCGTGTATTGCAGCGCCAGAAGATGGATGAGGGCAATTCCCGGATTGTCAAAAAAGACTCTGGTATTGGTCTCGTCGCGATAGAGGTCAGTTCCCGTGACCCAGACCAGAGCAAGATAGGCGATCACGAGCAGCAGAAATGCAGCGTAAATTTCCAGGCTTCGCCGCAGGCTGCGGACAACGACGGTTGGCCAACCCTGCCGCCGCAGCGCCCCGCCATAGGAAAGCATGCAGGTATAGCCGGACACGAACACAAAAATTTCTGAAGTATCAGAAAACCCGTAGTTCCGAAGGGTCAACCAGTCAAAAGCGTTGCCAGGAATGTGATCAATGAAAATGAACCAGAGTGCGAGGCCGCGACAGGCGTCGAGGCGCAAGTCACGATCGCCATCGAGATAACCAACGTGATCGCATCCGTGCTTGGGATCGTGGTTCAAGTCGTTCGTTCCTGCATTGAGACGTGCCCCGCGTACCAGCATTTTCCGTTTCTTCGTCCACAAAGCTCCGAGCGGTTCATGGCGCGGCCTCTTAACGTGGTCGTTGTGCGATGCGCACACCCGGTACAACCCGGTCGCTCGGATAGACAATCACCTCTTCCCCCGGCGCGAGGCCCTTGGCAACAGCCGCGAGGCGCCCGGAACGCCGCAGAACCTCAATTTGGCGCAATTCGGCGCGCCCGTCCCTCGCGACATATACATTCCAGCCTTCTCCGCGACGAAACAACGCGCCCGCCGGAATGGTCGTCGCATCGTCCCGCGCGAAGACGCCGATTTGAACATCCACCTGATAGGCGTCACCCAGCCGCGCCCACTGCTCCGGCGGCGAGAGGATGTCGACGAGAACATTGACCCTCTGCTCCTCGACGCCGAGCGTTGATATCTTGGTGAAGGCTGCCGGCTCGACCCGGCGTACCCGGCCCTTCAGCTTCCCCTCCCCGCCCCAATGATCGATGACGACATCAGCTCCGGGACGGATCTCGACGGCATCGGTGCTCAAGACATCGACCACGACTTCGATATCCCCGGCGTCGCCGATGTCCAGGAGTGGAGCGCCCGGCTGGACGATCGTCTCGCTTTCCTGGGCGACCTTCAGCACCACGCCGGCAACAGGCGATGCGACATTCCAGCTATCCGGGTGCCCGCCGCCGTCGCTGCCGTATCGCGCCAACAATGCGCGCTGTTGGCTGATCTCGTGCTCTGCGGCGTGATCCTGAAACTCCGCCGCGCGCAAATCCCTGTCGGCAAGGCGCATCGCGAGTTCTGCACGCTCGAGGGCCTGCGCCGTCGCGGCCCCTTGCTGAGCCAAGGTTTTCGTCCGCACCAGGTCGGTGTTGGCCTGCTCCCTCTGGGCCCGCGCACGCTCGACAATGGCCTTGGCGCGCTCCAGGTTGGCTTCGGCTGTTCCGAGCATTTCCTCGACTTCGCGGCGGGTGCGGGAATCCATCAGCGGCGCCGGAGAAGGGGTGATTGTCGCGAGGGCGTCATCGACCCGAACCTGGTCGCCGACCTTGAAGCGGATTCGGCTCAGCCGCCCGGCGAGCGGCGCTGCGACCACGTATCGCTCACGCACACGCGTCTTGCCGTCCTCATCGACGGTGGCGACGAACCTTCCCTTCGTCACCGCGGCAGTCTCGACCGGCACCGGGGCGGGGATCAAGAGCCAGACCGCGATGCCGACGGCGGCCAGAAGCCCGGCAGCGATGGCGATATGGCGGCCCGTGATATGCATGTTCATTCCCTGGTCTTTAGAGCCGCGACCAGATCGAGCCGATCGACACGGCCTTTGACGATGTACGCGCTGGCTGCGGCCGCCGCCAACACGACGCCCGCTGCAATGAAATAGGTCTGCGTCGCGATCACGGCGGGTATCTGGAAACTCTCGTTGGAGTGAAATCCGGCGATCAGGCCGATAACGGCGTGAGAGAGCGGCAGGCCAATCAGAATTCCAAGCACGATCTCGATGGCGAACTCGCCGAACAGGATGCCCCCAACCTCACCGCGGGTGAAGCCCAGCACGCGCAGGCTGGCCAACTCCCAGGCCCGCTCCTGCAGGCTGATGCGCGCACTGTTGTAGACCACGCCAACCGTGATGATCGTGGCGAAGGCGGCAAGAATGCCGGCCGTCACGAACACGAGGCCGGCAATCTTCTCCATGAAGGAGGAGAGCGTGTACGCCTTCATCGTCACGGACTCGATGGTCGGGAGGTTCTTGAACCTCCGCCCCAACGCCGGCATCGCCGTCGGCTCGACATACAGACTCGCAGCCGAGATCACGGCGCCCTCGTCCGTGAAGCGGTTCAGGGTTTCGATCTCCATGTAGGAGGCCATTCCGATCGACTCGTCGACGATGGCGGTGACCGGGAGGTCGCGCTTGCGCCGCCGGCCCTCCATCGCCTCGACGGCGATGATGTCGCCGACCATCACATCGAGCCGCTCGGCAAGCCGACGGGTGAGCGTGATCCCGTCGGGCATGGCCGCGATCGGATGCAGGATGGCGTCGTGCGGCCGACGCAGCTCATCTCCTGCAGACAGGCCGATCACGGAGGTCAAATAGCTGCGCTGCCCGGCCCGAAGGCGCACCGGCACGATGCGCTGCCCTTCCGCCACGAGAACGCCTGGCTCGCGTGCCAGATCGCGCAGGATGGAACGATCCAGGGGGTGCGGAAACGTCACCGTCGCGTTGCCGCGCTCCACCAGGTTGAACTGCAGGTCGATCATCTCATTGATGGCGTCGCGCCAAAAGATTCCCAGCACCATCATCGGGATCGCAAAGGCCACTCCGGCCACGGTCAGTACCGAACGGAATGGACGCCCGGCGGTATTCCGCAGGATCATCAGCCGGCGCGATCTGGTCGCAGCGCGCGGCAGAAGCGCTTCGATCCAGGACCGTCGGAAGCCGAGAGGCGCAGCCGGTCGCATTGCGACCGCGGGTGCGAGGCTGACGACCTGCCGTAGCGCGGTCAAGACGCCGAGAGAAGCCGCCGTCAGGCTGATCGCAATTCCCAGCACGGCCGACCAAGGCGTCAGCCCGAACGGCAGCTCCGGCAGACGAAAGAAACCCTGATAGCTCGCGATCATCGCTCGTCCGAAGCCCCAGCCGGCGGCAATTCCAAGCGCCGATCCAATCAACACGATGACGAGGACGAGCTTCAGATAGTGCAGCATCAGCGTCGCGGTTGGAAAGCCCAATGCTTTCAACGCGGCGATCTGCTCGCGCTGGGCTGCCACCAGCCGGCCCAGTGCGCTGTTGAGCAGGAACGCCGCAACGCCGAAAAAGATCAGCGGGATGGTGGTCGACATCACCTTTTGCTGGTTCAGCTCATCCTCAAGGAAGCGGTTGGATGGTTGATCCCGCCGCGCGACGGCACCGATCGATCCATAGGGCTCGAGCAGCCGATCCAGTTCGTCGATCACAGGCTTCGGATCGGCTCCCGGCGCCAGCGAAATGACGGCATCATTGAAGGCCGCCTTCATGTCGAACGCGGCTTCCGCCGCGCGGCGGTCGACCCAGAGAATGGCATAGAGCCGGTCGTCCGGAATGGGCAGACCGGGCTTGACGGCATAGACATATTCCGACGAGAGCGCGACGCCGGATACGTGAAAAGCTTCCACCTTGCCGTTGAGCAGCACACGGATGTCGTCGCCGGGATTCACACCATTGGCTTCGGCAAACGCTTCGTTGACTGCCGCGCTTCTTGGGGAGCCCGGTTCGGGCGCCGCGCCGCGGCGCAAATGCAGACGGGCAAGCCGTTCGTCGCCAGCATGGTTGAGCGACACCATGCGCGCCGAGACCGGCTGCGAAGCGGCCGGCCAGTCCACGATGACCTCGCGAACAATACGGGCTTCCACCGTCGCAACCCCGGGGATGGCGTTGAGCTGCGGAACGATCGATAGCGGCGCACGCTTGAGCGTCACGAAGACCTGCGGGAATCGCGCGGTAGCGTAGAAGCGCTCGACGGCCGTGCCGAGCGAATTGTAAGTCGAGACTGAGCCAACGAAGACGGCGACGCCGGCGGCAACCAGCAGGGCGATGGTGATCACCTGGCCCCGCATTGCGGCAACATCGCGCAGCAGTTTTCGATCGAGCAGGCTCACCAGTGCACCTCGTCGGCCGAGAGTCGGTGCGCATTACGTTCCTCTCCGACGATCCGCCCGCCACCGAGCCGCAGCACGCGGTCCGCCATTCCCGCGATCGCCGCATTGTGCGTGATGATAATCGTTGTGGTACCGAGACGCTCATTGGCTCGCGCGATCGCCGCCAGCACCACTTTGCCGGTCTCGTAGTCCAGAGCCCCTGTCGGCTCGTCGCACAAGAGAACATCCGGCGACTTGACGATGGCGCGGGCAACCGCCACACGCTGCTGCTCGCCGCCGGACAACTGTGAAGGAAAGTGGTCGATCCGCTTTTCGAGACCGACGAGCGCAAGGACCTCGAGCGGATCGAGCGGCTTGTCGGCAATCTCGTTCACCAAAGCGACGTTCTCCAGCACCGTGAGGCTGGGGATAAGATTGTAGAACTGAAAGACGAAGCCGACGTGCTCGCGGCGGTAGCGGGTCAATTCGGCATCCGTCGCGCCGACCAGATTGTGGTCGCGCCAGTGGGCCTCGCCCGAGGTTGGACTGTCCAGACCTCCCAGGATGTTCAGCAGAGTCGATTTCCCCGACCCGGACGGCCCGAGGAGCACAACGAACTCGCCTTCGAAGACGTCGAGATCGACGTCCCGCAGGGCATGCACCTCAACCTCCCCCATCCGATAGGTCTTCGAAAGCCCGCGGGCGCGAAACACCGGAGCGTTCTTGCGATCCTGATTGGCCGGAAAGACGTCCATGAGTTTCAAGTTCGAAGTCGGAGGCCGGACTTCCGACCTACATTGTGATGTCGTCGGCCGTTCGCCGCTCAGTGAGAGAACAGGACCGGAATCGGCGGCTTCGTCAGGATGCTTCGGGTCGCGCCTCCCAATATGAACTCGCGGAAGCGCGAATGGCCGTAGGCGCCCATCACGAGGAGATCCGTTCGGCGGGACGCAATCTGCGCTGCAAGAACCTCGCCGATGGCCCGCCCGGCGGCATCCA encodes:
- a CDS encoding efflux RND transporter periplasmic adaptor subunit, whose product is MHITGRHIAIAAGLLAAVGIAVWLLIPAPVPVETAAVTKGRFVATVDEDGKTRVRERYVVAAPLAGRLSRIRFKVGDQVRVDDALATITPSPAPLMDSRTRREVEEMLGTAEANLERAKAIVERARAQREQANTDLVRTKTLAQQGAATAQALERAELAMRLADRDLRAAEFQDHAAEHEISQQRALLARYGSDGGGHPDSWNVASPVAGVVLKVAQESETIVQPGAPLLDIGDAGDIEVVVDVLSTDAVEIRPGADVVIDHWGGEGKLKGRVRRVEPAAFTKISTLGVEEQRVNVLVDILSPPEQWARLGDAYQVDVQIGVFARDDATTIPAGALFRRGEGWNVYVARDGRAELRQIEVLRRSGRLAAVAKGLAPGEEVIVYPSDRVVPGVRIAQRPR
- a CDS encoding ABC transporter ATP-binding protein; translated protein: MDVFPANQDRKNAPVFRARGLSKTYRMGEVEVHALRDVDLDVFEGEFVVLLGPSGSGKSTLLNILGGLDSPTSGEAHWRDHNLVGATDAELTRYRREHVGFVFQFYNLIPSLTVLENVALVNEIADKPLDPLEVLALVGLEKRIDHFPSQLSGGEQQRVAVARAIVKSPDVLLCDEPTGALDYETGKVVLAAIARANERLGTTTIIITHNAAIAGMADRVLRLGGGRIVGEERNAHRLSADEVHW
- a CDS encoding heavy metal translocating P-type ATPase; translation: MWSETKSIERVLRWGLVAIAIAGLTAGLLAGVAGRADLADIAWQLGTAPVIGGLAVSIVRDLLSGRFGVDAIALLSMSAALALGQPLAGAVVALMYSGGNVLEDIAIARAERDLHSLVDRAPRQAHRKINGGIEDIPVDAVLVGEELLVRAGEIVPVDGIVGSVAATIDESAVTGEPIPVEKTRGSAVLSGSLNAGETFELTATAPAGESTYSGIVRMVTAAQTAKAPFVRMADRFALVLLPVTLVVAFLAWRLSGDLTRSLAVLVAATPCPLILAAPVAFIAGVARAARRGILAKGGGALEALARAHTVLFDKTGTLTVGGARLLSIEVPPGEDPDEVLRLGASLEQASHHVLAKTVVAAALDRGLKLKAPEQVKETMGSGLRGLVDGRQVTAGSRELLRSRGELSAWELRAIRRASWRSALIVFVAVDGRPIGALLLADELRADTPRAIRLLRDAGIARMVMVTGDRAAAAQAIGAALDLDDVLADRVPSDKVEAVRTEQRLHPTIMVGDGINDAPALAVADIGVALGARGATASSEAADVVILADRLDRVGEAIIIAQRARRIALQSIVVGMGLSLLAMLAAAVGWLEPVPAAIVQEVIDVAVILNALRALAPPLARGGAHITAEQGLALHHDHQALFKDLDRLRKVVDALDDAAPESAAALIGDAQRIVQSSVVMHERADEDSVYPKLATVLRDHHGLSAMSRAHREILHLTRLLDRIVEDLPSEKVDRYLVRDAQRVIEAIETLVRMHTAQEEDIYEAVAA
- a CDS encoding ABC transporter permease: MSLLDRKLLRDVAAMRGQVITIALLVAAGVAVFVGSVSTYNSLGTAVERFYATARFPQVFVTLKRAPLSIVPQLNAIPGVATVEARIVREVIVDWPAASQPVSARMVSLNHAGDERLARLHLRRGAAPEPGSPRSAAVNEAFAEANGVNPGDDIRVLLNGKVEAFHVSGVALSSEYVYAVKPGLPIPDDRLYAILWVDRRAAEAAFDMKAAFNDAVISLAPGADPKPVIDELDRLLEPYGSIGAVARRDQPSNRFLEDELNQQKVMSTTIPLIFFGVAAFLLNSALGRLVAAQREQIAALKALGFPTATLMLHYLKLVLVIVLIGSALGIAAGWGFGRAMIASYQGFFRLPELPFGLTPWSAVLGIAISLTAASLGVLTALRQVVSLAPAVAMRPAAPLGFRRSWIEALLPRAATRSRRLMILRNTAGRPFRSVLTVAGVAFAIPMMVLGIFWRDAINEMIDLQFNLVERGNATVTFPHPLDRSILRDLAREPGVLVAEGQRIVPVRLRAGQRSYLTSVIGLSAGDELRRPHDAILHPIAAMPDGITLTRRLAERLDVMVGDIIAVEAMEGRRRKRDLPVTAIVDESIGMASYMEIETLNRFTDEGAVISAASLYVEPTAMPALGRRFKNLPTIESVTMKAYTLSSFMEKIAGLVFVTAGILAAFATIITVGVVYNSARISLQERAWELASLRVLGFTRGEVGGILFGEFAIEIVLGILIGLPLSHAVIGLIAGFHSNESFQIPAVIATQTYFIAAGVVLAAAAASAYIVKGRVDRLDLVAALKTRE
- a CDS encoding OpgC domain-containing protein, which codes for MNHDPKHGCDHVGYLDGDRDLRLDACRGLALWFIFIDHIPGNAFDWLTLRNYGFSDTSEIFVFVSGYTCMLSYGGALRRQGWPTVVVRSLRRSLEIYAAFLLLVIAYLALVWVTGTDLYRDETNTRVFFDNPGIALIHLLALQYTPVNTDILPLFVMLHFGFPLVLWFMIRNATIALSASFLLYMMVQLYSWNLPAWPAREAYFNPLAWQMLFVLGAYCATPGAARLAGISLSPVVVSVAASVVIFSLVVTLSWRIEQLKWLVPDAVVGWIYPIYKTHLAPPRLVHFLALMVLGMRFLSPIKHSKLKPWAVAMIRCGENSLSIYCFSVLASFLGFVVLNEISGRLAMEAIVSASGIILMIAIASLLAWEAKFDRRGPKPF